In the Pongo abelii isolate AG06213 chromosome 2, NHGRI_mPonAbe1-v2.0_pri, whole genome shotgun sequence genome, CTAGATTTGCCCAGAGGAGTGGGAGTTGGATGCATTGCCAAACGGCATTTGGGGGATGAGGTAAAGAAGGTGGTTGTGAGCTGAAGCAGTGTCACGTAGAGCTGGGGAAGAAAGAGGGATGCCTGACTGTAAGGAAAGGTAGTGACAGTGCCAGGTTGAGGTTGAGGGGATGGACGTTTGTTTGATCAAAGAGGTGAGTTGCTGTGCCTCGCTGAGGTGGAGAAGCGGACGATGCTCTATGCCAAGCCTTCGAAGAGCCATTGGGGGGCTGACATTAAAGTGAGTGGATGATGCCAGGCCGAGTTGGGACTGAACGAAATTGGGTGCGGGAGGGGAGCAAAAAGACTCTTTAGACAGCCCTTGTACTTCCCAGCTTCTTGAGCTATTTATTATCTTAAGTTGCTTCATCTTTAACATTCTGGCAGTGCTACTGTTAGGACATTTATGTGGCATAatctttttaaataaggaaaatcATCCTTTGAGAGTGTTATTTGACTTTTAGAAAAGTCAAAATCATTTGAAGCCAGTATAGGGAAAGGGGAAAGAGTTAATTTGATTATATGGTTATTGCCTAAAGATAACATGAGACCATAAAATAAGGAAGTGGTTTTATTGACTGAAGGTGGTTCTGAAAGAAAAGTGCCACAGATGTTTTGAATAATCCGAAAAGAAGTATATAGCCTCTTACTGTGATTACTTCAATATATAAGATTCATTACAAATTCTGGTGTTCTCTTTTTAGTCattctttgtgtatgtgtgtgtgtcacataAACCTTCATTTTTGTACCTCTTTGCTCAGATACAAACCTAAATGTAGAGGAcaaataaatcttttattttgaaaaatataacatGTAACTCTTTAATGAAGTATTCTCTCCCTCTACTTCCCAGACGAGATTTCTATAAGATCTTGGGGGTGCCTCGAAGTGCCTCTATAAAGGATATTAAAAAGGCCTATAGGAAACTAGCCTTGCAGCTTCATCCTGACCGGAACCCTGATGATCCACAAGCCCAGGAGAAATTCCAGGATCTGGGTGCTGCTTATGAGGTGAGTCGGGAAAAGTGATAAAGTACGAATAAAATCTGTAGCTCTAGAAAAAACATACAATACAGAGAAAGACCCCtttcagctcacatttatttatttatttattttatttatttattttgagactgagcctcactctattgcctaggctggagtgcagcggtgcaatcttcgctcactgcaacctccacctcctgggttcaaacagttctcccgcctcagcctcccaagtagctgggattacaggcgcatgccatcacacctggctaatttttgtatttttagtagagacagggtttcaccatgttggccaggctcgtctcgaactcctgacctcaagtgatccacccacctcggcctcccaaagtgttgggattacaggtgtgagccaccgcacccagcccaagtcacttttatttaaaaatagacagtAGATAAAAGTAGAAGTAGTACTTGATGCTGTATTGTACTAGATATTACATTCATGTTAGTAGATGCCATTTTCTGCCttttgatattaatatttattttaataaggagAATAAtgctgaaaaagaataaataaaagatagaTTAATAAGTAGATCAACTGATTGGTCTGTCATTCAATCAGTTTAGGAgctagaaccaaaaataaaaagaaagccttCATGAGAGTTGCAAACCTGTGTGTTCATATGAACTAGACAAATAACATGCAGGGCAGGTATAAGTTAAAACATGGCAGCAGATATTCTGCCTCCATATTGGGAAGCAATAAGGATTGTTGAGGACTTTGACAAACTGAAGTCTTCTGGCCCCATTTCAAGGGAGCAGCTGTTACTCAACCCCAGCCAGTTTTTGTCATACAAATGCAAACAGTATGTTCCTGGATGatttaatttttcaagaaaagttgaaaattttcaagaaaagtcccctcctgggactataggcgtgcaccaccatgcccggctaattttttgtatttttagtagagacggggtttcaccgtgttagccagaatggtctcgaactcctgacctcatgatccacctgccttggcttcccaaagtgctgggattacaggcgtgagccaccgtgcctggccaagggaCAGAAATTCTTAACCTGAGGCACATCAATAAACTTGAGAAGGTTGATGGCCCATCctaaattatatgtaatattttgtttcttgttgATAATATGCATTCTATATTTTGCACTGTATTTTCCATGAATAGTCCCCTTGTTTGCTAGGAACCTAATACTCAAAAACGTTTTCTAGGGAAGCTGAATTTACCATGCTCTCTAAAGAATCTTCACGTTCTTTATCCATGACCTAGGCAGGCTATACAAAGGTCAGTCATGAAATCGTGGTTTATTTAACTATAACAATCCTTTTAGCCACtagttcaaatttcttttttctttttatcattcaaGCTTGATTGCCTTTAGTCTTAGGTAAATTAGTGTTCACAAATTAGAATCCGATTACAGTTATGAAGAATCTTTTGTGAATACAAATTTGTTTTCTCTACAGAGCTAGGATCACTGCTGGCATTTTAATTACTTGAGAATCTGTGTATTGGTTGGCCAATCAActaaaaaccttttttcttttaaaatagtttccaaGACCATGGAATAAAATTGCATTCCTTGATGGAAGAAAAGTGAGGAGGAAGTAAATGATAATGACTTCAAGAGTAGTTTTTAGGGGGTTATTACAGAAGCCTCTGATGTCTAAAAAGAAACTGACTTAAAACTAGTCTTTGGGGGTTTCGAAATGGTGTTTTTTATAGTCTCAAATGCAGGGTTCGTTTATTTGCCAAGATAAGATCAGAGAAGTAGACTAAAAGTGAAAATATTGGAGATCCAGATAAtaataagggttttttttttttttaagttaactgtGCCCATTTCCGCTTCCCCAAAGTACGTATTTTCTAAAGATACTTGTGAAAACAttctttcctctccctttttCTATCATAGTGGCTTTAATCAAGTACTGTGGTCACTTCTAGAATAACCCATTTGCCTTTGCTTTTAAGAATGTTCACTCTCTTGTATACTCAATTTCTATTTATCCTTTCAAGGATATCTTAAATGTTAATACATTTTTGCCATGACTCCTTACACCTCATTTGGGCCCTAAGCCAAAAGTGTGTCCTGTGTGAATATGCCTTTCTTTTAAGTCAACAAGCCACATCTactttgaacctctctttttctGGGCCACCATGAGTATGGTTTTGAAATAACTCTCTCCTTCAGCCTCTGTCTAAGTAGGAGTTTATAAATATCAAAGGAAGATTTTAAagccatttaattttcacaagtatatatgtgcatatatatcagATTGctctaaataaaagagaaagttaTTTTTGCATGTTGAAGGCAAATTTTGAAAAGGATGGAAGCTTATTTTGTTGTTACATTCTTTAATATACAGAGAGAAAGCATAGTCATGATTGTGTATGTAGTTCTCTGAAACTTAAAACTTCAAGAATTATTTCAAGCAATGAAATTGACCTTGAATAACCTTCATAGAGTATTTTGACTTATTACTCTTTCTGCATTTCAAACTCAGGACACTACAaacttaaacatatatatatatatatatatatggcaggcAGCATTCTTCCACAAATGCCAAAAAATTTCTACAtataccaaaaaatggaaaaaggaggATGAAAAGATCAGTGTAGGCCTCTCTGGAGGGCCTGTCATTTGATTTCCTTGACTTGACaatctccgtgtgtgtgtgtgtgtgtgtgtgtgtgtgtgtgtgtgtgtgtgtgtgtgtgtgtgtgtgtgtgtgtgtgtgtgtgtgtgtgtgtgtgtgtgtgtgtgtgtgtgtgtgtgtgtgtgtgtgtgtgtgtgtgtgtgtgtgtgtgtgtgtgtgtgtgtgtgtgtgtgtgtgtgtgtgtgtgtgtgtgtgtgtgtgtgtgtgtgtgtgtgtgtgtgtgtgttagttaTAGACCTGTGGGGCCAGTGGTTAACAGCATAAGCACCAGAGTCAAACTGCATGGGAAGTAAACCTGAGGAATCCGTCTTACCTCTTTCCTGTAACCACCCTGGCCTTCACAGCTGCATTGCTAATCTCAGGTATTATTTTTTAGTGACTACGTGAGTTTCGAcaactttaaattaaaaacatgaatggAGTAATGTGGAATGAACAATGCATCAAAGAATTTAGCCTTAGAGAAAATAACTTTGTAAATATGCCTTAATACAGTACATAATGGAAACTacattctattaaaattttagaCCCATTgtcaaagtaaaaacaaacataaatatgaCTGTGCCTTAACTGGATATTACCAACTCATGATCTTTTCCTCCACTGGCTTTTATCCCCAGGTTCTGTCAGATAGTGAGAAACGGAAACAGTACGATACTTATGGTGAAGAGGGATTAAAAGATGGTCATCAGAGCTCCCATGGAGACATTTTTTCACAGTGAGTAATTTACCCATCTGCAAAGTGTTAGTGTCTGAGAGAGGGTCACTTAGCGATTAAAGAATTATTCTCATTCCCTAGTTCAGAAGCTTTTGATGAACAGTACAATTTAGCTGATCCAAAGATCAATTATTGTCCTCCCTGTGGGAAGATAGTCTTCTATTTTCACAAAGCTTCAGGAAAGATGGATGGCACTGAAAGGACATTCCATCTAGCCAACCGTATCAGTTAAATCAGTGTGGACAATTTGTGGTGGGGACATGTGTTGGAAATCAGTTCATCCTTGCCTACTTGCTACCTTGGAATCTGCAAACCACTTAATGAGCAAAATTATTGTTAGCAGAGATAGAAAAATTCCTGCTCCCATACCCAGAGCTGCCACTGCCTCATGCTATCAGCAAGTGAGGGTGATTATAATAAGCAGCATTAGGGGAAGGAATTAGGGTAGAGGACCTTTATCTCTTGCTTTCTGGGAGTGCTGGGTGGTTGGAATAATAAACACTTTCCTCCTCACTCTTTGAACCACTCTTTATTGAGCATTTGAATTTCCACATTCCCTGATGATTACATATACTAAGAGACCTTAATCTGGGGTTTCAGGTctgaaattataaacaaaaagatGTTCGAATCTGCCTTTTTGCGGGGAGagttcattgttttcttcagattcTCAAAGGGTTCTATGAACCCTTCCCCAAAAGAAGTAAGAATCACTGTTGCATATAGTAGTTACCACCATTTAGTGCTTGGTTggagggcctggggtgggggagtAGATTTTAGGGCCTGTAAAGATGTGTGAGTAACATGATTAGGACATCTTCCCCACCACCCCCGCCAGGATCAATTTGGCTGGCTGAAGTGATCCCTAGGGGATATCAGAAAGAGAAACAGtttccccagcccccaccctgttCTCTCCCCTTGCCTTTATTTAAGATTCAGGGAATTCATTCACCTGAGTTGGTTGGTGGAGGGGGAGTTATATAGTTATCATCATCGCTGTGCTAATATGTGAGGCTTCTTAATAACACCAAAAATTAACATTAGATTAAACCACCTGTAGGATTGAAGGTCACCTTTTTTGTTAATCTCAAGTTACTCTTGTTACTTACAAAAATTAGTTTGGGTCTTATAGAGGCTAGAACTTCCTTCTCCTTAAGCACTAGGATTTTAATAAGGCTGATGCTTTTTTAGCTTATTTAATTACATACTCAAGATTTTTGTGTAGAGCAGTAGCTTCTTTCAACAAGTTAGCTTCTAAAAAGCATGTAAAGAGAACACTACATATGTTAAAATTACcgataaaaatttcttaaattaaccATTACATTTAGCATTACACAAGTTTATGTATACTGTACTCTTTCTCAATAAGTCTTCATATTCAGATTTTTCCCAATATTGAAATTCAGACTTTTCCCAATATTTTTCCCAATATTGAAAGATTATTATTTCATTGGTTGGGTCCAACATTGAATTCATTGGCATACTGTCTGTGTATGTACTGTACTATATGTATGGGCTATATTTTgttaaaaagtgaatttttttgtAGTAAGGGACCATATAGTTACAATATGGTTGAtagtatataaatttaaaattatgtatgatAGATGACTCCATTGTATTAAAAAATACCTTGTAGTTTTGCACAATGCATTGGTAGAAACAATAGTTTATCAATGTAAAGAAAATGAGTTAATTGTGAAACAtggaatcttaatttttttttcctgatgattTTGCACTTATCTTTAGCTTCTTCGGGGATTTTGGTTTCATGTTTGGAGGAACCCCTCGTCAGCAAGACAGAAATATTCCAAGAGGAAGTGATATTATTGTAGATCTAGAAGTCACTTTGGAAGAAGTATATGCAGGAAATTTTGTGGAAGTAAGTTCAAACAATATAGCTGTTCATATTGACTCCCAGAACTTGTACTTTTGACTAAAAATAAGAGGTTTATATGTACCTTCTCTGTCTTTTTGAGGGTAAGAGGGAGTGATCAAATGCACAAAATTGAATTAATTATAATGCTTGGTTCATGATACACTGATGTCATTGTTTTATCACCGAGCTTAAGAACTAAGTAAAACATTACCATGACTTAATCCACCTACATGCCACTTCCCTGTTCCATTACCCTGCCTCCCTTCAGCGGTAACTAGTGTATTGAATTATGTCTTTATTGTTCTTTTGCCATTCTTATTTTATCATGTATATATGAATACCTGAATAATGTATTGTTTATtgtattgtttttgattttttagaaatggtattttattcattattttctggGACTGGTTATTTTCACTCACTATTATGTTACTAGGATTCACCCTTGTTGCTTATTGCTATATTGTGACCATAATTTATTAATAGGCATTTTTGTTTCTTCCAGTTTTATTCAATTCCAAACAGCGcttttatgaacattttaatcCATATATCCAGGTTCAGATGAACAAGAATATCTCTTGGGTGGATATGCTtgagagtagaattgctgggtaatATGAACCAATGTTCATTTTTACAAGttaatactgtattgtttttgAAATTGATTGTACTGATGCTTCTACATGCAATTTATGAGATCCTATAGATTCACTGCCTCACTAATACTTGGAATTATTAGACTTCTTAATTTTTGCTCATCAAATGGGtataaaatattatctcattatggtcttgttttacattttttaaaattaccaattAGGATCAGCATCTCTTCCTGTGTTTATTGGCCATATTTGTTTCCTCTCTTGTGAAatgcctgttctttcttttgcctctttcttattgatttctaagAGTACTTCACTCTTGCTGCTAATTCTTTGTTGGCTGTATGTAATGCAGATATAGCCTATCTGTTtgtaacttgtcttttcattatgtttaagatttatttcaattttcagCAAACAGAActaattaattttaatgtaattaaatcTATCAGTCTTTAGTGGTtagtttttgtgtctttttaaagaaattcctTTTTGTTCTAAAATAAGAAAGCAGCCATGTGCAGTGGagcacacttgtaatctcagctactcaggaggctgaggtaggaggattgcttgaggccaggagtttgaggctgtcgTGTCCTGTGATTgcatctgtgaatagccactgcactctagcctggacaacataactgAAACTcatctctggaaaaaaattttaaaataaaataagaaagctgTCTGTCTATATTTTCTGCTAAAACTCTGGGATCTTTTAATATGAGgttattcatcttttttaaattctggaaaatatgtctcattattttttataattattttatcactCCTACTTCTGTCTGCTCTtaactttcttttaaatatgaaaaacaaattttgtttctttatccttCACTGCTTCCTTCTGGGAGGTACCTCATTGTGATCTCCCAGCTTACTACTTCAGTCTTCAGCTATATCCATTCTAATAATAACCCATCTGCTGTGTTTTAATTTCAACTCATATTTTTATGCATAATATTTCTACTTGATTCTTGCATTATTTCTTACTCTATATCATTTTACTAATGCCTTCCCTCCTTAAGTATTATCATGCTTGTTTTAAGTTCCTGGTCtgtctaatctttttttaagcaaagtacaattgcttaaaatatatgtgttattCAGTTTGTTGTCTTTTGCGGGGCATATGATAGACCTTCTCAGGTATCTAGCTGTCTTGGCCTTTGAGCTGATATTCCCTTACAGGTACCAGCAACTACCTTTCCCTGCAGAGCATCCTGGGCTGAGCCCTGGCCCGCTGGTTTTAACTGTGTTTTGTTTGGTGTCttggggtgttttttgttttgtttgctgtctGGAGTCTTTTGTTTTCTGCAGTCATCGGAAACAGTTCAAAACAGCCCTCTATCTGTAGGATTTTCTCATATATTCTGTGTTGTAGTTACTGTTTCCTGGAATCcatgttttcttgtagtttttCCAGGATACTGGAGGAGACAGCCGGTAGCCTGTGCATATGTGCCATCTTGACAAGAAGCGTATTCTGCTTAGTTGTAGCTGCTTCTCTGAATAATTGAAAGAAGAGATATAGACAATCACAGAAGATGCAACTGACTTGTAATACTGTTCAGGCTGCAGGAGAAAAGGGCATTAAAAATCTTCATAAACCAGTGAGGTTGTTTATATGGGAGGAAAGAGGTGAGCCTAATTAGCGCCCATGTTCCCTTCCAAGCCTGTTCTGCAGTTGTCAGTAATACACAGTAGACATCACTTTTTGCTGTTAATGTGTTCCCGAACAAAGTCTTTTTTAATCCAGCTATTGTAAAGGCTGTAAATGGCTTTGCTGGTTCAGTAACCCcatgctgaattctttttttccttgttttcaatCCTGCTCCTTCTGtatgtaaattcttttttaaagaaaaaaaaataccttgagAAATAGGATAGCACAATGGTTAAGAAGCATGGACTTTGCAGCTAGACTGCCTAATttagaatcctggctctgccatgtaTTAGTCATGTGGCCTTGGTcatgttacttaacctttctataCTTCTGTtacctcatctgtagaatgggggtAATAACAGTACCTGTCTCATAcagttgtgagggttaaatgaataTGTAAAAGTGTTTGGCACATTGCTTGGCATGTAGTAAGTGCTAGAAAGTGTTTGCTCTGATTACTATTATTGTTGCTATAATTTACTCTGTTGACCTGGGCCTTTCATATGTTGGTAGGCTTTAAGGGATTTTTCTCCAAGCATTCGTCATTCTGCTGCATGAGCACATACCTTGTGATTAGATGTTTGACTATTTAAACAGGCAAAACTAGGAATACATTTCTGCATATATATCAATTTTACATTCTTAGAGGGATCAGAATGTTTGATTGCAGTCAACTACAAAGAGATGGTCATTGTTTCTCTTCCTACGTGTTAAAGTATCTGAATGGAGATAGCTCCAGAAAATAGTCCTGGATTGCGTTTCCTGAAACAAGGAGACATTTTCATTAGGTTAATCAGAGGACTGGATAGTAGCCACATACCAGGTTTTGAAGGCAGTGATTGTTCCTCAGGGGTTATGCTTTACACAGCTCGGATTTCCTAAAAGATAATCATTACATGAACTACTTTAACTCAGTAGCATTTAGTTGTGGCTTAGAAATGCTGATATCATACACTTTATTTTTCGGTTCTCTTGTTTCTTACTCCCGTCTCTACTTCTCCAGCTTTAGAATTTGAGGCATTTAAGTATGTGTTTGCTTCATTCCTGTTTGGGGGCTGATTTGTACTCTTCAAAGAGTTTTGTCAGCTTTAGATCTCTGAGGGATAGATTGCCAGAGAAGGGGAAGTTTCAGTCCCGGCATATGTGCAGAGCCTTGATCAACTGAGGAAAGGAAAGGCTATTTTACACAAGAGAGAAGCTGATGTTGTTTATGCACTTCCTAGGTAGTCAGAAACAAACCTGTGGCAAGGCAGGCTCCTGGCAAACGGAAGTGCAATTGTCGGCAAGAGATGCGGACCACCCAGCTGGGCCCTGGGCGCTTCCAAATGACCCAGGAGGTGGTCTGCGACGAATGCCCTAATGTCAAGTAAGTGAAAGCACCTTCTTTGTTCTACCAAGAAACACTTGTTAATTTCATTCATCTAGTCAAATGCTAATGGTCCATACTAGATCTttctctgtcccctccccactGCCATGTTCTGCAAAAGGATAGAGCAAaacaatgtacatttttttctgaagtatttCTAAATATCTCCTTTTATGTTTCTGAACTAACAAGCAGTGCCCTTTATTTCTGGTACATTTTCAACAAGTATTAatgcttcattttcttccttcttgtacTATTAGAGAAgccttatatgtttatataatgtatagtagCTTCACCCTGGATTTTAGCATATAGAAGATGTAAATGATTATCTGATAGTTTTGTCAAGTAGAGGCACACTACAGTCTTCCAAGAAAAAGCTCtgataaaatagataaaacttTATCTATATCTgatgttttgtttatattttcattatttttctcctcttttaatTCTCTTTACCTCAGACTAGTGAATGAAGAACGAACGCTGGAAGTAGAAATAGAGCCTGGGGTGAGAGACGGCATGGAGTACCCCTTTATTGGAGAAGGTGAAATattgatatttgatttttttattgtgataactTTCTGCTCTCTGCTTGTTTGTGAATACCTCTCACCCCTGCCTTACTCCATCTTAATGTTCACATAGTAAATGCGTATATAATTTCCAACACTCTTCGGCCAATTTTAGGATATACAAAACCTTTTGTTTACCTGAAGCAGTAGCATTACCGTTTATCCTTTGAATGTCATGGCCAAAAGTTATTATGAGGTAACCTAAGTTTCATCAAAATTTAGGGTGTTCAGACCTTAATGAATTTTAATTCAGCAATGAAAGAAGATATGTAACTCTAGTTGGCATTAATAAGATGCTCTCAGGACCTCACCTTTAGACTTAAGTTtaaaactctaaaaataaaaaaagctttaaGACTTAGGTTCAGGAGACCAGGGTATCATTCTTTGTTTAGGAAATGGGTCAAGTTATGTACTGCTGTATCTGAGGCAAAGGTGATGATTTCTAATAATCTGAAACTTGATATAACCAGGCAGAGACACAGCCGTCACAGATTTGACAGGTCAATGCCCAAAgtagtggattaaaaaaatgtatcagTTGCCAAATAGATCTGTGGTATTCAACTTGTATGATTTACAATATGCTGTAATCTGCTCTGACTAGGTGAGCCTCATGTGGATGGGGAGCCTGGAGATTTACGGTTCCGAATCAAAGTTGTCAAGTAAGTAATCTAATTTTAGAGGTCTTCTCAGATGAGTCAGATTATGGAGACGTAGGTGGCCACCAGAGCAGTTAGAgacttttttctctgtttcttaccCTTATTACCCTAAACGATGATTTGTAACTCCTCTACAAGGCTGAAAACTTGGGGTTGGGCCCTAGGATTGAGCcccagttatttatttacttaggaCTTAAAAATGCAAGAGATGTTGAAAGGAAAGAATTGATAAGTAAGGAgttataaaagagaaacaaacaagatAGGGAGTCAAAGCTGAGATTTTAGCTGAAGAAGTATGGCACCATACAACAATAGGAGACTTTTCCATAGACAGAACCTTCTACATAATATGCAGTTTCTATAAAGAGAGAGCTTTTCTTTTGTGAGCTTCTCTTCAGCATGAAGTGCTGCTTAGACAGTTTTGCCTGGGTCTCCGGCTTTCTTGATTACTGTTTCTCTCTTGTTACCACTTTGGAAACTAGTAATATCTCTGTCTCTGTAAGGAGTCATCAAAACAGGGTTCCCACCAGAATATGGAGAAATGGCCCCCCACTGTCTGGGACTTTGCCTTCCTGCACTCTTTAATCTCAGTGTTGTTTTCCCCAGCTTCTTTACCTACCTTGTCTTTATCATCACTTCTTAGAGAAACTGGAAcatgtgttgtttcctgaatAAACCTGACACCTTCCTTGTCTTTGCCAGAATTCCTTCTCACTCTatttccccttccctccacccaTTTTATCTGCATTTCTACAGCCAACTTAGTCTTGTGAGCCCAGCTCAGGAAAACTTCTATAGACCTATTTCTGAAGATGATCTCCCCAgaagctgtctttctctcttttccataATCTAATGATTATAGTTTTACCTATACTCTGGCTTTTGCTGATTGTGTGTTCCTTAACAGTAGCATTTAATAAGACTTAAACAACTTTATATTCTCGATTAATACTACACACAAAGGTATGTCtaagaaatgtttattgtttGAAAGAGTGGTGTTCACCTTTTTCCAAGATTTTTCTAACAACTGTTTGAACTTAAAGTtggaaattaataatttttaccttATTCTGTTTTTAGGCACCCAATATTTGAAAGGAGAGGAGATGATTTGTACACAAATGTGACAATCTCATTAGTTGAGTCACTGGTTGGCTTTGAGATGGATATTACTCACTTGGATGGTCACAAGGTAAACAAACCAATTTACTTGTTCTCCATCCTTTTGAAGCCTTCGTGTGGGTAGTTTTGAGATGTATCAGCTGTTTCAGTCATTGAGAACCAGATGGACTCCTTTCTTGGTCGTATTCTGCCGTCTGTACTTACTCTGCTGCTGGGCATACTGCAATAACAGTGCCAGACCTTTCAGCTACTCAGAATGGATTGCACAGCCTTTGACAATCTTGTCCTTATAGTTACTATTGACGAAAACCtttctttg is a window encoding:
- the DNAJB11 gene encoding dnaJ homolog subfamily B member 11 codes for the protein MAPQNLSTFCLLLLYLIGAVIAGRDFYKILGVPRSASIKDIKKAYRKLALQLHPDRNPDDPQAQEKFQDLGAAYEVLSDSEKRKQYDTYGEEGLKDGHQSSHGDIFSHFFGDFGFMFGGTPRQQDRNIPRGSDIIVDLEVTLEEVYAGNFVEVVRNKPVARQAPGKRKCNCRQEMRTTQLGPGRFQMTQEVVCDECPNVKLVNEERTLEVEIEPGVRDGMEYPFIGEGEPHVDGEPGDLRFRIKVVKHPIFERRGDDLYTNVTISLVESLVGFEMDITHLDGHKVHISRDKITRPGAKLWKKGEGLPNFDNNNIKGSLIITFDVDFPKEQLTEEAREGIKQLLKQGSVQKVYNGLQGY